Part of the Camelus ferus isolate YT-003-E unplaced genomic scaffold, BCGSAC_Cfer_1.0 contig3500, whole genome shotgun sequence genome, GCCCAAGGTCAATcaggccctttttttttttcctaccagttTATATTATGgccctaattttttaaagtaacgcTAACTTTGTATGGATGATGTCTGAAATGTATTAAGTGATATTCTTTAGAGAAACATTATCTTTTAACCTGAGGCCCGGGTAGAATAAAAGCTGGAAATTTATTTGGAGGTGAGAGTGGCCAGGTCAGCCACAAGGAGCTCAGGGCATGGGCTTCTGGGGTTTTTGGTTGGACCAGAAAACTGGGTTGGGACCCCTGAAAGGTCACTTGAGAGGGTGGTGTTAAATCCCTGAGatccctgcagcccccagccccacctgcttGTGAGGATAGTGAGGGGGGTTGGCTGGGCGGGGGGGGGCCGTCCTGGCAGAAAGAGTGGGAGGTGCAGCACTTGTCTGTTACCTACAATCCTGCACCCCACCCTTCACCCCACACACCCAGTGGGGCACAACGCTGTTACTGTGGGCATAGGACCCAGGGTCctgtggtggggttgggggccagTGTGGTGAGCTGAGAGGtggtccctgccccttcctgctcccaggTACCCTGCATTCCAGGGATGAGGATGGGAAGGGGCAGACCCAGGTCTGGAGGGGTTAAGGGTCCCTGAGCATCAGGCTTGCTTAGTGAGGATGCCGAGGCAGAGCTGCAGGATGCCTCCCACTGTCCCTACTTAACCGACCCAGCCACGTTAGGGCACAGTTTGGAATGCAGGGACTACAGGGGCCTCGTGCAGACAGATGGAGGACACACAGCTTGTGCCCCAGagggcagccagggctgagagcagccccccactttctctttatttcaccCCTCCTTTCCATGGCCACCTGGGAGTCACTGTCTCCTGAGCTGGGGGAAGgccagggtggagaaggggaCACCAGGACAGAGTAGGAGCCCCCAGCTTGCCTCCCCACATCTCTGGCACCTGGCCGTAGGCACCCCAGGTGGTGGCCAGGTCAGCAGTCACTGTTCCTGCGCAGGGAGTGTGGCCCCACAGGGAACACTGGAGCTCCGTGAAGGCCAGTGAGCCCACGGTGACATGCACGGGCCCACGGGGTGGAAACCGAACCTCTCGTAGAAGGGCACCAGTGGGTCCTCGCACATGAGCACGGCCCGGCGCACAGCTGGCTGGCCGCCCAGGTGGTGCAGGTAGCGCCAGAGCAGGATGGAGCCCTTGCCCTGCTGCCGGAAGGTGCGGTGCACGGCCAGCACGTGCAGGTGCGCTGTGCGGCCCCCGGGCCTGTGCAGCGTCAGCGACTCCTGGGGGCAAGAGACAGGCATAAGTCCATGTCACCTCTGTGGACACCTGTACCCTCAAACTGCCCCATCTGGGCCAAGGGCAGGTCCCCTGAGTTCCTCCAATCAGGGCTCCCCTCTCACCCAAGGAGGGCCTCCACTTGGGAGCTACATCCCCAGCCCTAGGGCGGCCCCTTCATGAGGGCCTTGAGATCCGAAAGGACTGGGCTCTGTTGCTCTGGGAGAGGACCACATCTGTGCTCATCTCTTAGTTCTGGAGGAAGAAATCCCAGGCACTGGGCTCTCCCTCCCTGGCAGCCTCTGTGAGAGCAGGAGGAGCCGGGGGCCAGCAGGCGGTGGCCTCCTTCCAGGggcctcctgggcctgccctgccctcacctgAGTGAGTCTCTCCTTGTCCCACAGGGAGCCAATGATGAAGGCCACAAGGCGGCCCTCCACGAACCAGCCCAGGGACAGCTCAGGACAGAGGGTCAGGAAGTGCCGGACCTCGTCCAGATTCAGGGGGCAGATGCCCGAGACAGAGAtgaaggctgggaggaggcacTGGTGGTGACTTAGTGGTCTCTGTGCCGCCTGCCCACTGTCCACTGCAGACCGAGAATCTGCTCAGAGGTCCCTCCCCCACAGGAAAGCAGAGGTTCAACACTGCTGTTCCCCCCACTTCCTAACCCACACGTACTCATGCACACGCACAAAAACATATGTCTGATTATTCTGGGGTCCCCGCTGCCAAGGATAGGAGACTCGAGGGTCTTCTCCCCAAGGGGAGCAGCAGCGGAGTACAGCAGGGTCCCGGCCCCTGTGTGGGGGCTGCTCACCTCACGCTCAATCTCAAACACCCCGGCAGCATCCTCTGGGGTGAGGCAGCGAAACTCACTGGCAGGGAGTGTGTGGCGCCGCTGGCGACTCGGGGACTCGGGGATCCCAGGGGGCAGGTGCAGAGTCACGGGCTTTAGGT contains:
- the LOC102522698 gene encoding serotonin N-acetyltransferase, yielding MSTQSIYYLKPVTLHLPPGIPESPSRQRRHTLPASEFRCLTPEDAAGVFEIERECLLPAFISVSGICPLNLDEVRHFLTLCPELSLGWFVEGRLVAFIIGSLWDKERLTQESLTLHRPGGRTAHLHVLAVHRTFRQQGKGSILLWRYLHHLGGQPAVRRAVLMCEDPLVPFYERFGFHPVGPCMSPWAHWPSRSSSVPCGATLPAQEQ